A region of Bacillus cabrialesii DNA encodes the following proteins:
- the flhG gene encoding flagellum location/number ATPase FlhG, producing the protein MQMNRFDQAAALRAKMEKRQRVLPMVFSQKAKTLAVISGKGGVGKSNITLNMALALQDKGKKVLLIDLDIGMGNIDILMGNSSSATIIDVLTERRPLMQSLSVGAKGLRYISGGTGLDAMFQLDQRKWAFFANELSHALSQFDYVLFDMGAGLSKDQLPFILSTEDILIITTPEPTAIMDAYSAVKHLVLTENKLSMKVAVNRCRDQKEGLDAFTRLSRTIHMFLDVQVQFVGSVSDDPIVSKAVVEQVPFFIKSPQAKASRSVRLLADALFEREETRHKEDKQTFIEKLSSFLMRRA; encoded by the coding sequence GTGCAGATGAACAGATTTGACCAAGCAGCAGCTTTACGGGCGAAAATGGAAAAGCGTCAGCGTGTTCTGCCTATGGTTTTTTCACAAAAAGCGAAGACACTTGCTGTCATCAGCGGCAAAGGCGGTGTCGGAAAATCCAATATTACCTTAAACATGGCCCTTGCGCTGCAGGATAAAGGTAAGAAGGTACTGCTCATCGATCTTGATATCGGGATGGGGAACATTGATATATTGATGGGAAACTCATCGTCCGCCACGATTATCGATGTATTAACCGAACGCAGGCCTCTGATGCAGTCACTATCCGTTGGGGCAAAGGGTTTGCGGTATATATCAGGGGGAACCGGTCTGGATGCGATGTTTCAGCTGGATCAGAGAAAATGGGCGTTTTTTGCCAATGAACTTTCTCATGCGTTAAGCCAGTTCGATTATGTCTTGTTTGACATGGGAGCGGGCTTATCGAAAGATCAGCTGCCTTTTATTTTATCAACAGAAGATATTTTGATCATAACGACTCCCGAACCGACGGCCATCATGGACGCATACAGCGCGGTCAAGCATTTGGTTTTGACGGAAAATAAGCTTTCAATGAAGGTGGCTGTCAATCGGTGCCGTGATCAAAAGGAAGGGCTAGACGCTTTTACCCGCCTTTCCCGCACGATTCATATGTTTTTGGATGTTCAGGTTCAGTTTGTTGGTTCCGTTTCTGACGATCCGATTGTGAGCAAAGCAGTTGTCGAACAGGTTCCTTTTTTCATAAAAAGTCCTCAGGCAAAAGCCAGCCGGTCAGTCCGTCTTTTAGCGGACGCCTTGTTTGAAAGAGAAGAAACAAGACACAAAGAAGACAAACAGACATTTATAGAGAAATTATCTTCTTTTTTAATGAGGAGGGCTTAA
- the cheB gene encoding protein-glutamate O-methylesterase CheB: MIRVLVVDDSAFMRKMISDFLTEEKQIEVIGTARNGEEALKKIELLNPDVITLDVEMPVMNGTDTLRKIIEIYNLPVIMVSSQTAKGKECTINCLEIGAFDFITKPSGSISLDLYKIKEQLVERVVAAGLSGKRKHPATQAVRPEPIVRAVKPELSKPKLGSGRQIVCIGTSTGGPRALQKVIPKLPKDLNAPVVVVQHMPEGFTASLAERLNHLSDIQVKEAKDGEAALNGCVYIAPGGKNISVIKNSGGLQIVLDNHDTPSRHKPSADYLFRSVGKLADYEKVAVIMTGMGSDGTAGLKDMLTAGNVKTIAESEESCVVYGMPKAAVKAGLIHEIKHVEDIAASITSCVKKERV; the protein is encoded by the coding sequence TTGATTCGTGTGCTTGTAGTTGATGATTCAGCTTTTATGAGAAAAATGATAAGTGATTTTCTAACCGAGGAAAAGCAGATAGAAGTAATCGGAACTGCGAGAAACGGAGAAGAAGCGCTTAAGAAGATTGAATTACTAAATCCGGATGTTATTACTCTTGATGTTGAAATGCCGGTCATGAATGGGACAGACACACTGCGTAAAATTATTGAGATTTATAACTTGCCGGTCATCATGGTGTCAAGCCAGACTGCAAAAGGTAAAGAGTGCACAATTAATTGTTTAGAGATCGGGGCCTTTGACTTTATCACAAAGCCATCAGGCTCAATATCTCTGGATTTGTACAAAATTAAAGAACAATTAGTTGAGCGTGTCGTCGCGGCAGGACTTTCAGGCAAGCGGAAACATCCTGCTACACAGGCAGTTCGGCCTGAACCTATAGTGCGTGCTGTAAAGCCTGAATTAAGCAAACCGAAACTCGGTTCAGGCAGGCAAATTGTATGTATCGGCACATCAACAGGCGGCCCAAGGGCATTACAAAAAGTGATACCGAAGCTCCCTAAGGATTTGAATGCACCGGTGGTTGTTGTTCAGCACATGCCTGAAGGTTTTACTGCTTCTTTGGCTGAGCGGCTGAATCATTTATCTGACATTCAAGTAAAAGAAGCAAAAGATGGTGAAGCGGCTCTTAACGGCTGTGTTTACATTGCACCGGGCGGAAAAAACATATCCGTTATCAAAAACAGCGGGGGACTCCAGATCGTTCTTGATAATCACGATACACCAAGCCGTCATAAACCATCAGCGGATTATTTATTCCGTTCTGTCGGTAAACTGGCAGACTATGAAAAAGTAGCGGTTATCATGACCGGAATGGGCAGTGACGGCACTGCCGGCTTAAAGGACATGCTAACGGCCGGCAATGTGAAAACCATTGCGGAGTCTGAAGAATCTTGTGTCGTATATGGGATGCCGAAAGCTGCTGTTAAAGCAGGCCTCATTCATGAGATTAAACATGTGGAAGATATCGCAGCATCCATCACAAGCTGTGTGAAAAAAGAGAGGGTGTGA